In Carya illinoinensis cultivar Pawnee chromosome 7, C.illinoinensisPawnee_v1, whole genome shotgun sequence, the following are encoded in one genomic region:
- the LOC122316667 gene encoding probable receptor-like protein kinase At2g42960 — protein sequence MASDLNAELSKKTAIFGLKVWEVIGIVVGLFIVIILSLLSLCLTSRKKSRTRDKIPLSQIPAVSKEIKEVRVEQVSTDEFVPRDGILLTIHDKSSDKESDKVLVHLGMGKMKNGDNSSQSGSFNHFEKDGCGSQSGEEGSSGKVTVCKPSSSYPITAPSPLSGLPEFSHLGWGHWFTLRDLDLATNRFSKDNVLGEGGYGVVYQGQLINGTPVAVKKILNNLGQAEKEFRVEVEAIGHVRHKNLVRLLGYCIEGIHRMLVYEYVNNGNLEQWLHGAMRQHGYLTWEARVKVLLGTAKALAYLHEAIEPKVVHRDIKSSNILIDDDFNAKVSDFGLAKLLGAGKSHVTTRVMGTFGYVAPEYANTGLLNEKSDVYSFGVLLLEAITGRDPVDYGRPTHEVNLVEWLKMMVGSRRSEEVVDPNMDPRPSTRALKRALLTALRCVDPESEKRPKMSQVVRMLESEEYPIPREDRRHRRTQAGSMEIESQKDFSDAEKSDNPDSRSNGRGNQRT from the exons ATGGCCTCAGATCTTAATGCGGAATTATCAAAGAAAACTGCCATTTTTGGTCTCAAGGTCTGGGAAGTAATTGGGATTGTAGTGGGATTATTTATTGTAATTATCCTCTCCTTGCTGTCCTTGTGTCTGACATCACGGAAGAAATCAAGAACTAGGGACAAGATTCCTCTTAGCCAAATCCCAGCTGTTTCTAAGGAAATCAAGGAAGTCCGAGTTGAGCAAGTATCAACGGATGAATTTGTTCCTCGTGATGGAATTCTTCTCACAATTCATGACAAATCCAGCGACAAAGAATCGGATAAGGTTTTGGTCCATCTGGGTATGGGGAAGATGAAGAATGGTGACAATAGCAGTCAGTCAGGTTCGTTTAATCATTTCGAGAAAGATGGTTGTGGGTCACAATCTGGAGAAGAAGGTAGTTCTGGCAAGGTTACGGTGTGCAAGCCTTCCTCTTCATATCCTATAACTGCTCCTTCCCCTCTCTCTGGCCTGCCTGAATTTTCTCACTTAGGTTGGGGTCACTGGTTTACATTAAGGGATCTTGATCTTGCTACAAATCGGTTTTCTAAGGACAATGTTCTTGGTGAGGGAGGATATGGAGTTGTTTACCAAGGGCAGTTGATAAATGGTACTCCAGTGGCAGTTAAGAAGATACTGAATAATCT GGGTCAAGCAGAGAAAGAATTTAGAGTGGAAGTTGAAGCTATTGGTCATGTGCGCCATAAAAACTTGGTTCGTCTGCTGGGATACTGCATCGAAGGGATTCACAG GATGTTGGTTTATGAGTATGTCAACAATGGAAACTTAGAGCAGTGGCTTCATGGAGCTATGCGTCAGCATGGATATCTTACTTGGGAGGCCCGCGTGAAGGTTCTTCTCGGCACGGCTAAAGC TCTTGCCTACTTGCATGAAGCCATTGAGCCAAAAGTGGTGCACCGAGATATTAAGTCGAGCAACATATTGATTGATGATGACTTCAATGCCAAGGTATCCGATTTTGGTCTAGCCAAGTTGCTGGGTGCTGGAAAAAGTCATGTCACCACTCGAGTTATGGGAACTTTTGG GTATGTCGCACCAGAATATGCAAATACCGGCCTTTTAAATGAGAAGAGTGATGTCTATAGCTTTGGGGTTTTGCTCTTAGAAGCAATTACTGGAAGGGACCCTGTGGACTATGGCCGTCCTACCCATGAG GTAAATTTGGTTGAGTGGCTGAAAATGATGGTTGGAAGCCGGCGATCAGAAGAAGTTGTAGACCCAAACATGGACCCAAGGCCATCAACAAGAGCCCTAAAACGTGCCCTTTTGACTGCTTTGAGGTGTGTTGATCCAGAGTCTGAAAAAAGACCCAAGATGAGCCAGGTTGTCCGTATGCTTGAATCCGAAGAGTATCCCATCCCAAGAGAG GATCGAAGGCACCGAAGAACTCAGGCAGGTAGCATGGAGATCGAGTCCCAGAAGGATTTTTCTGATGCAGAGAAGAGTGATAACCCCGATTCGAGATCAAATGGCAGAGGCAACCAGCGTACATAA